The Christiangramia flava JLT2011 genome has a segment encoding these proteins:
- a CDS encoding gliding motility protein RemB gives MKHFLLLLFLISGLYLSAQETTNFSEIYPKFPECETAAYESQQQCFDQTLVNLVVSAFQVPEKVASEDYHGTLTVIFEVTEEGAFELIYQDAAYEELKEEMKRVFGQLPVIEPATYNGRPIHMQFKMPIQIPLSRNSVVDPVKREDEIRLKEPDSSEEEVVKNPVSDIRDTGLDEYDQIRSGEFTSPRYKSSINIPLSHEFYGRFDAAFNQIGLNTHSASKPFLFNEVNKYYDFQDELGKLQRSTATLAGRKLWNEHLIRFQADDYWFTIDAGFDLEIGKDFEDEEFDFTYNNTRAAIIQGGLGKNLNFYTVVYENQGRFAGYYNRYAESISPAGGDPAIVPGRGIAKEFMNDGYDYPVAEGYLSFSPGDFINIQFGHGKNFIGDGYRSLLLSDNASPYPFFKLNTTFWKLKYTNTWMSLRDVRDDVVNSGSYRTKYIANHYLSWNATKRLNIGFFESVMWENDNGRGFDINYLNPVIFYRAIEFSTGADGGNAIIGLTGKYKFTDQLYAYGQWVIDEFSSVDVFGGEGSWKNKLGFQLGLKYSKAFDVPNLFLQAEYNQVRPYTFSHNSIVLNYGHNNQSMAHQWGANFREYIAIARYRKDRWYGDAKLIIGKRGFDFVDEGSNTNYGQNIYRTEEERALETGVKIGQGNTTNSIFGSLEAGYIVNPTTNLKLFGRLIYRDFNTLQNTVSHFDNSTVWLNFGVRTDIFNWYFDY, from the coding sequence ATGAAGCATTTTTTACTACTACTTTTTCTCATTTCCGGTTTATACTTAAGTGCTCAGGAAACCACTAATTTTTCTGAGATCTATCCGAAATTTCCTGAATGTGAAACCGCGGCTTATGAAAGTCAGCAGCAATGCTTCGATCAAACGCTTGTCAACCTGGTGGTATCCGCATTTCAGGTTCCTGAAAAGGTTGCTTCCGAAGATTATCATGGAACGCTTACCGTTATTTTTGAAGTTACCGAAGAAGGTGCATTCGAACTGATTTATCAGGATGCAGCATATGAGGAGCTCAAAGAAGAAATGAAGCGGGTCTTTGGTCAGCTGCCGGTTATCGAGCCGGCTACTTATAACGGCAGGCCAATCCATATGCAGTTCAAAATGCCGATACAAATTCCGTTGTCTCGTAACAGTGTCGTGGATCCCGTGAAGAGGGAGGATGAAATTAGGTTAAAAGAACCAGATTCTTCCGAAGAAGAAGTAGTTAAAAATCCTGTTTCTGACATTCGCGATACAGGCCTGGACGAATATGACCAGATTCGTTCCGGGGAATTTACCAGTCCGCGATATAAAAGTTCGATCAATATTCCATTATCACATGAATTTTATGGTCGGTTCGATGCGGCCTTTAATCAGATTGGCCTTAACACGCATTCCGCTTCCAAACCCTTTCTTTTTAACGAGGTAAATAAGTATTATGATTTTCAGGATGAATTAGGGAAACTCCAGAGATCAACCGCGACCTTGGCCGGTAGAAAATTATGGAATGAACACCTTATTCGCTTTCAAGCCGATGATTACTGGTTCACGATCGACGCCGGTTTTGACCTGGAAATCGGGAAGGATTTTGAAGATGAAGAATTTGATTTCACCTACAACAATACTCGTGCGGCAATTATCCAGGGAGGCCTGGGTAAGAACCTGAATTTTTACACCGTTGTTTACGAGAACCAGGGGCGGTTTGCCGGTTATTACAACCGGTATGCTGAGTCTATAAGTCCGGCTGGCGGTGATCCTGCTATCGTTCCCGGTCGTGGTATTGCCAAGGAATTTATGAACGACGGGTATGATTACCCGGTTGCGGAAGGCTATTTGTCGTTTTCGCCGGGGGATTTCATCAATATTCAGTTTGGCCACGGAAAGAATTTTATCGGGGATGGCTATCGTTCGTTGTTATTGAGCGACAATGCCTCTCCTTACCCTTTTTTTAAGCTGAATACCACTTTCTGGAAATTGAAATATACCAATACCTGGATGTCTTTGCGGGACGTTCGGGATGACGTGGTGAATAGCGGTTCTTACCGAACCAAATATATCGCGAATCATTACCTGAGCTGGAACGCGACCAAGAGATTAAATATTGGTTTCTTTGAGTCGGTCATGTGGGAGAATGATAACGGTCGTGGTTTTGATATCAATTACCTGAATCCGGTGATTTTTTACCGGGCCATTGAATTTTCTACCGGCGCCGACGGCGGAAATGCGATCATCGGCCTTACCGGAAAATACAAATTTACCGATCAGCTTTATGCCTACGGGCAATGGGTGATCGATGAATTTTCCTCCGTAGATGTTTTTGGAGGGGAAGGCAGCTGGAAGAATAAGCTGGGCTTTCAGTTGGGGCTGAAATATTCGAAAGCGTTCGATGTGCCAAATTTGTTCCTGCAGGCAGAATACAACCAGGTGCGACCCTATACTTTTTCCCATAATAGCATTGTGCTGAATTATGGTCACAATAACCAGTCTATGGCACACCAGTGGGGAGCGAACTTCAGGGAGTATATTGCGATCGCGAGATACCGGAAGGATCGCTGGTACGGTGATGCCAAGCTCATCATTGGTAAGCGTGGTTTTGATTTTGTGGATGAAGGATCCAATACCAATTACGGGCAGAATATATATAGGACCGAAGAAGAGCGTGCCCTGGAAACCGGCGTAAAGATAGGTCAGGGAAATACCACGAATTCGATTTTTGGATCGTTGGAAGCAGGTTATATCGTGAATCCCACCACCAATCTGAAACTCTTCGGAAGGTTAATTTACCGCGATTTCAATACGCTGCAAAATACCGTTAGTCATTTTGATAATTCTACCGTCTGGCTGAATTTTGGTGTTCGGACGGATATTTTCAACTGGTACTTCGATTATTAG
- the cyoE gene encoding heme o synthase yields the protein MAFLSSTRVHTSSASILSDFKEITKMRLAISVVFSSVAGYFLGAETIDFVVVFLLSIGGYFMVGASNAYNQIIERNLDALMDRTKNRPLPAGRMTVGTAFTIATIFTILGLIVLYIINPKTAMFGAISIFLYVSIYTPLKTKTPLSVFVGAFPGAIPFMLGWVAATGKFSIEPGTLFMIQFFWQFPHFWAIGWWLFEDYKKGGFFMLPTGKRDRGTAIQVILYTCWTILVSLIPAFGVTGKLFLTPVSAAIILILGLGMLYYAFQLYKEKTAEAAKKLMFASVSYITLLQIVYVLDKFIRQWI from the coding sequence ATGGCCTTTTTGAGCAGCACCCGCGTACATACTTCGAGCGCTTCCATTCTTTCAGATTTTAAGGAAATTACCAAGATGAGGCTGGCTATCAGCGTGGTTTTTTCATCGGTTGCCGGTTATTTTCTGGGTGCTGAAACGATCGATTTTGTAGTGGTTTTCCTTTTATCGATCGGTGGCTATTTCATGGTCGGCGCTTCCAATGCCTATAACCAGATCATCGAACGAAATCTGGATGCGCTGATGGATCGCACGAAAAACAGGCCACTTCCTGCTGGGAGAATGACCGTTGGAACTGCTTTTACCATTGCTACGATTTTTACCATTCTGGGGCTGATAGTTTTATATATCATCAACCCAAAAACCGCGATGTTCGGTGCGATCAGTATCTTTTTATACGTGAGCATCTATACGCCTTTGAAAACCAAGACGCCGCTTTCGGTTTTTGTTGGAGCTTTTCCAGGTGCCATTCCGTTCATGTTGGGGTGGGTGGCCGCAACTGGTAAATTCAGTATTGAGCCCGGAACCTTATTCATGATCCAGTTTTTCTGGCAGTTCCCACATTTTTGGGCTATTGGCTGGTGGTTGTTTGAAGATTACAAAAAGGGAGGGTTTTTTATGTTGCCCACCGGCAAAAGAGATCGTGGAACCGCTATCCAGGTGATTCTTTATACCTGCTGGACGATCCTGGTGTCGCTGATTCCTGCTTTTGGTGTTACGGGAAAATTGTTCCTCACGCCGGTTTCCGCAGCAATCATTCTTATCCTGGGACTGGGAATGTTGTACTACGCCTTCCAACTATATAAAGAAAAAACGGCAGAGGCTGCCAAAAAATTAATGTTCGCAAGTGTGTCTTACATCACCTTGCTTCAAATTGTATATGTGTTAGATAAATTTATCAGACAATGGATTTAA
- a CDS encoding cytochrome c oxidase subunit 3, producing MDLTEDSLEVKTARSKKMMLWFGIISMVMTFAGLTSAYVVSKNRPDWLNEFELPQSFLWSTIVILLSSGTLYLAKKSILQNKRKNASALLVGTLILAVLFVLFQFYSFSEIIANGYYFTGSESSITTSFIYILVVVHLIHLMAGIIVLLVLIYNHFKQRYQEGQMLGFELGATFWHFVDFLWLYLILFLYFFR from the coding sequence ATGGATTTAACCGAAGATTCTTTAGAGGTAAAGACCGCCAGATCCAAGAAGATGATGCTCTGGTTTGGGATTATTAGTATGGTGATGACCTTTGCCGGCCTGACCAGCGCGTACGTGGTGAGCAAGAACCGGCCAGACTGGCTGAATGAATTTGAACTTCCGCAGTCTTTTCTGTGGAGTACCATCGTGATCCTGTTGAGTAGTGGCACCTTGTATTTGGCTAAAAAGAGCATTCTTCAGAATAAAAGAAAGAACGCCTCCGCCTTATTAGTTGGAACACTGATCCTGGCTGTGCTTTTCGTGCTGTTCCAGTTTTACAGTTTTTCAGAAATTATTGCCAACGGATACTACTTTACGGGGAGTGAAAGTTCGATCACTACCTCATTTATTTACATTCTGGTAGTCGTGCATCTTATTCACCTTATGGCCGGGATAATCGTGCTTTTGGTGTTAATTTATAACCATTTTAAACAGCGCTACCAGGAGGGTCAAATGCTTGGATTTGAGCTAGGTGCGACTTTCTGGCATTTCGTTGACTTTCTTTGGCTGTACTTGATTTTGTTTTTATATTTCTTTAGATAA
- a CDS encoding cytochrome C oxidase subunit IV family protein, translated as MAHHTEHTGHHEGAVKRIWIVFAILSAVTIVEVALGIIRPHFLTHTYFLNMRLLNWVFIVLTLYKAYYIAWAFMHLEHESKGLRRSIVWTGIFLISYLIFILLTEGDYIYEVYKNGFMAWDF; from the coding sequence ATGGCTCACCATACTGAACATACAGGACATCACGAAGGCGCGGTAAAAAGAATTTGGATCGTTTTCGCCATTCTTTCCGCAGTAACAATCGTTGAAGTCGCTTTAGGTATCATAAGACCACATTTCTTAACACATACCTATTTCCTGAACATGAGACTCCTGAACTGGGTATTCATCGTTCTAACACTTTATAAAGCATATTATATTGCCTGGGCATTCATGCATCTGGAACACGAATCAAAAGGTTTGCGAAGATCTATTGTCTGGACAGGAATTTTCCTGATCTCTTACCTGATCTTTATTTTGCTCACGGAAGGTGATTATATTTACGAGGTCTACAAAAATGGCTTTATGGCCTGGGACTTCTAA
- a CDS encoding cytochrome c oxidase subunit 3 translates to MEATVVRTGTEGKTWGGGNEPLKSSYGKMMMWFFILSDALTFSGFLAAYGFSRFKFIDIWPIADEVFTHFPFLHGVEAPMYYVALMTFILIFSSVTMVLAVDAGHRMQQGKVILYMFLTIIGGIIFVGSQAWEWSTFIKGEYGAVKTHGGQILQLVNTEGERVAISEIAVPGVSERARHTEDQGIWFESEGSLSTYTLEEVKAGFAANEDLLIRTMDLNENRDEKTILSREESLERLNNDAVGIVEGANLVENEYGPPLFADFFFFITGFHGFHVFSGIVINIIIFFNVVIGTYERRGSYEMVEKVGLYWHFVDLVWVFVFTFFYLV, encoded by the coding sequence ATGGAGGCTACTGTTGTTAGAACAGGCACCGAAGGAAAGACCTGGGGAGGCGGAAATGAGCCGCTAAAATCCAGCTACGGAAAAATGATGATGTGGTTTTTCATCCTTTCCGATGCTTTAACATTTTCAGGATTCCTTGCCGCTTACGGTTTTTCTAGATTTAAATTTATAGACATCTGGCCAATCGCCGATGAAGTGTTCACTCACTTTCCGTTCTTACATGGTGTGGAAGCGCCTATGTATTACGTGGCATTGATGACCTTTATCCTGATTTTTTCTTCTGTAACCATGGTGCTGGCAGTAGATGCCGGTCATCGTATGCAGCAGGGAAAAGTGATCCTGTATATGTTCCTTACCATTATTGGAGGTATTATTTTCGTAGGTTCTCAGGCCTGGGAATGGAGTACTTTCATTAAAGGGGAATACGGAGCAGTGAAAACCCACGGAGGGCAAATCCTTCAGCTGGTGAATACAGAAGGGGAGCGCGTTGCGATCTCTGAAATTGCTGTTCCGGGAGTGAGCGAAAGAGCCCGCCACACAGAAGACCAGGGCATCTGGTTTGAATCTGAAGGAAGTCTTAGTACGTACACGCTGGAAGAAGTAAAGGCTGGTTTTGCTGCAAATGAAGATTTGCTGATCAGAACCATGGACCTGAACGAGAACAGGGACGAAAAAACCATTCTTTCCCGTGAAGAATCGCTGGAAAGGCTAAATAATGATGCAGTAGGAATTGTGGAAGGTGCGAACCTTGTAGAAAACGAATACGGCCCACCATTGTTTGCCGATTTCTTTTTCTTTATCACTGGATTCCACGGTTTCCACGTATTCTCTGGAATCGTGATCAATATCATCATATTCTTTAACGTGGTGATTGGGACTTACGAAAGACGCGGTTCTTATGAGATGGTCGAAAAAGTGGGACTTTACTGGCACTTTGTAGACCTTGTTTGGGTATTCGTATTTACATTCTTCTATCTGGTTTAA